One stretch of Candidatus Thermokryptus mobilis DNA includes these proteins:
- a CDS encoding STAS domain-containing protein, which translates to MRLKTKEFNDVVVIEVKGNMMGGPDSQKFRDLLHKIIDEGKNKVVVDLKSVKFINSAGLGTLISGLTTMRNAGGDLKIANPTEKIESLLMITRLIKVFESYSSVDEAVESFNKRSKKR; encoded by the coding sequence ATGCGACTTAAAACGAAAGAATTTAACGATGTAGTTGTGATTGAAGTTAAAGGCAATATGATGGGTGGACCCGACTCTCAAAAATTTAGAGACCTCCTCCATAAAATCATTGATGAGGGGAAGAATAAAGTTGTAGTTGATCTTAAGAGTGTGAAGTTCATAAACAGCGCTGGGCTTGGGACCTTGATAAGCGGTCTTACCACTATGAGAAATGCCGGCGGTGATTTGAAAATCGCAAACCCAACTGAGAAAATTGAATCGTTACTTATGATCACGAGATTGATAAAAGTTTTTGAGAGTTATAGCTCTGTCGATGAGGCAGTTGAAAGTTTCAATAAACGCTCAAAGAAAAGATAA
- a CDS encoding adenylosuccinate synthase — protein sequence MSFKIPDGAVWVILGAQWGDEGKGKIVDLLSENADIVVRYQGGSNAGHTVSFDGKTYILHLLPSGIFHQNVTCVIGNGVVIDPIALMDEIEMVKSAGVDIKGRLLISHNAHLIMPYHKLLDKIYDQGEDKIGTTGRGIGPAYVDKYARVGIKVVDLLDREILCRKLRKNIEAKNEILEKIYGTTKLDVEKIIDEYIEFDKKIDEFVTDTALYLNNAIKGKKKILLEGAQGALLDIDHGTYPFVTSSNPTAGGASTGSGIPPTKINGVIGVIKAYTTRVGEGPFPTELKDEIGDHIREKGFEFGATTGRPRRCGWLDIVSLKYSIMINGIDKLALTKIDVLSELDEIKICVSYEINGKKLKNFPTNPEALSKVTPIYETLRGWKKDLSNISSYSELPAEAKEFVEAIEFFTGIEISIISIGADRKQTILK from the coding sequence ATGTCATTTAAAATCCCTGACGGCGCCGTTTGGGTCATCCTCGGCGCCCAGTGGGGAGATGAAGGAAAAGGGAAAATAGTTGACCTTCTGAGTGAAAACGCAGATATAGTCGTAAGATATCAAGGCGGATCAAACGCCGGGCATACCGTTTCATTTGATGGAAAAACATACATCCTACATTTGCTCCCATCGGGAATTTTCCATCAAAATGTAACCTGTGTGATCGGTAACGGGGTTGTGATTGACCCAATCGCTTTAATGGATGAAATAGAAATGGTCAAGTCAGCTGGCGTTGATATAAAAGGACGTCTTCTAATAAGTCACAACGCCCATCTGATAATGCCTTATCATAAGCTTCTTGATAAAATTTACGATCAAGGAGAAGACAAAATCGGAACAACCGGAAGAGGGATAGGTCCTGCTTATGTTGATAAATATGCAAGGGTTGGTATAAAAGTCGTTGATCTTCTTGACAGGGAAATCTTGTGCAGAAAGCTAAGGAAAAACATTGAAGCTAAGAACGAAATCCTTGAGAAAATTTACGGCACAACAAAGCTTGATGTTGAAAAAATTATTGACGAATACATTGAATTTGACAAGAAAATTGACGAGTTCGTCACCGATACAGCGTTATATTTAAACAACGCTATAAAAGGGAAAAAGAAAATTTTACTTGAAGGGGCTCAAGGTGCTCTTCTTGACATTGATCACGGGACATATCCCTTTGTCACATCTTCAAACCCAACAGCTGGCGGTGCTTCAACTGGTTCCGGAATTCCGCCGACGAAAATTAACGGAGTTATAGGAGTTATAAAAGCATATACAACACGGGTTGGCGAAGGACCATTCCCGACGGAATTGAAGGATGAAATCGGCGATCACATAAGAGAAAAAGGTTTTGAATTCGGCGCAACAACAGGAAGACCGAGAAGGTGCGGATGGCTTGATATTGTAAGTTTAAAATACTCAATCATGATAAACGGCATTGATAAACTCGCCTTGACAAAAATTGATGTCCTAAGTGAGCTTGACGAGATTAAAATCTGCGTCTCTTACGAAATCAACGGGAAGAAATTGAAAAACTTTCCTACAAACCCCGAAGCTCTCTCAAAGGTCACACCGATATATGAAACACTGAGAGGTTGGAAAAAAGACCTCTCAAATATCAGCTCCTATTCGGAATTGCCAGCCGAGGCGAAAGAGTTCGTTGAAGCGATAGAGTTTTTCACAGGAATTGAAATTTCAATAATATCCATCGGGGCAGATAGAAAACAAACGATTTTGAAATGA
- a CDS encoding sensor histidine kinase codes for MTKAVNIKRALILFGVTIALSILYYTNIIVKNLERRERQIANLYAKSIEYIATSPGTSEYTFIFDQIILAIDFPVIVTDREKNPLFYRNVEIDTTLLTAERDKILRQEIEKMAKTFEPIKISYGDTLVLNYVFYGNSKLVEQLKILPYIIFITAGLFILIGYLSFSYIKKTEQSNIWVGLARETAHQLGTPLSSIYGWLEILRTKIDNGEDVADVIHEIENDLEKLNKITQRFSKIGSKPEFVEEKIADIINSVIRYFEKRIPQTGKKIMISVKGDTSAKAFVNRELFEWVIENLLKNALDAIENSEGKIEFKIQEKKNLVLIDVSDTGKGINMKYRKDIFRPGYTTKKRGWGLGLSLSKRIIEVYHNGKLFLKESKIGKGSTFRIILRKQG; via the coding sequence ATGACAAAGGCGGTAAATATAAAAAGGGCGTTGATTTTGTTCGGGGTAACGATAGCGCTTTCAATTTTATATTACACGAATATAATCGTCAAAAACCTTGAAAGAAGGGAAAGACAGATAGCAAACCTTTATGCAAAGTCAATTGAATATATAGCAACTTCCCCTGGGACATCGGAGTATACTTTTATCTTTGACCAAATAATTCTCGCTATTGATTTCCCTGTGATCGTAACGGATCGGGAAAAAAATCCTCTCTTTTACAGAAATGTTGAAATTGACACGACACTTTTAACCGCAGAGAGAGACAAGATATTACGCCAAGAGATTGAGAAAATGGCGAAGACATTTGAGCCGATAAAAATATCCTACGGGGATACTTTGGTTTTGAACTATGTTTTTTACGGGAATTCAAAACTTGTTGAACAACTAAAAATTTTGCCATACATAATCTTTATAACCGCTGGGCTCTTCATCTTGATAGGATACTTAAGCTTTAGTTACATCAAGAAAACCGAACAGAGCAATATATGGGTTGGGCTTGCTCGTGAAACCGCTCATCAGCTTGGGACACCTCTTTCAAGCATATATGGTTGGCTTGAAATTTTGAGGACAAAGATTGATAACGGAGAGGATGTAGCAGATGTGATCCACGAAATTGAAAACGACCTTGAAAAACTTAACAAGATAACGCAAAGATTCTCAAAAATCGGTTCAAAACCGGAGTTCGTTGAGGAAAAAATTGCTGATATAATAAATTCAGTCATCAGATATTTTGAAAAAAGAATCCCTCAAACTGGGAAAAAGATAATGATATCAGTCAAAGGTGATACCTCTGCAAAGGCGTTCGTAAATAGAGAGCTTTTTGAGTGGGTAATAGAAAATCTCCTAAAAAATGCGCTTGACGCCATTGAAAACAGCGAGGGGAAAATTGAATTTAAAATCCAGGAGAAAAAGAATCTCGTCTTGATTGATGTTTCGGATACCGGCAAGGGGATAAATATGAAATACAGGAAGGACATCTTTAGACCCGGCTACACAACGAAAAAACGCGGTTGGGGACTTGGACTTAGCTTATCAAAGAGAATAATTGAGGTCTACCACAACGGAAAACTTTTCCTAAAGGAAAGTAAAATCGGGAAAGGTTCAACATTTAGAATAATCTTGAGGAAGCAAGGATGA
- a CDS encoding class I SAM-dependent methyltransferase, which yields MKYEKIKSKIDHLIKGRNFLRKLFYVGLNLILLRTWHVRKEIKNFFKSRDGQINVLDAGCGFGQYSYFIAKKFKNSNVIGVDINEERIKESEKFAREERIENLKFDIADLQNLNYEENFDLILAVDVLEHIENDAKVLKNFYRALKKDGLLIISTPSTLGGSDVHSDEDTSFIEEHIRHGYSQDEIKSKLEEAGFEDITFKYTYGKFGSLSWKLMIKFPILLLGKSFIFVVLLPLYYLFVLMPGFLLMWLDGRVENKSGTGLLVKAKK from the coding sequence ATGAAATACGAGAAGATAAAATCAAAAATTGATCATTTGATAAAGGGTAGGAATTTTTTGAGGAAGTTATTTTACGTGGGCTTAAACCTTATTCTTTTAAGGACTTGGCATGTGAGGAAAGAGATAAAAAACTTTTTTAAATCAAGAGATGGACAAATCAATGTGCTTGACGCTGGATGTGGATTTGGACAGTATTCTTACTTCATTGCGAAAAAATTTAAAAACTCAAATGTTATCGGCGTTGACATAAACGAAGAAAGAATCAAGGAGAGCGAAAAATTTGCACGGGAAGAAAGGATTGAGAACTTAAAATTTGACATAGCCGATCTTCAAAACTTAAACTATGAAGAGAACTTTGATCTCATACTTGCGGTTGATGTCTTAGAGCATATTGAAAACGATGCTAAGGTCTTGAAAAATTTTTACAGAGCGTTAAAAAAAGATGGACTTTTGATAATAAGCACCCCATCAACTCTTGGTGGCTCGGATGTGCACTCGGACGAGGACACAAGTTTCATTGAAGAACACATAAGACACGGATATAGCCAAGATGAAATAAAATCAAAACTTGAAGAAGCTGGCTTTGAGGATATCACCTTTAAATATACCTACGGCAAATTTGGAAGTTTATCTTGGAAATTAATGATCAAGTTTCCAATCCTTCTGCTTGGGAAAAGCTTCATTTTCGTGGTTCTACTTCCACTCTATTATCTTTTCGTTTTGATGCCGGGATTCTTGCTTATGTGGCTTGATGGAAGGGTTGAAAATAAGAGCGGGACTGGACTTCTCGTGAAAGCAAAAAAATAG
- the mutL gene encoding DNA mismatch repair endonuclease MutL codes for MGRIKILPDEISRKIAAGEVIQRPESVVKELIENSIDAGAKNITVILKDAGKSLIQVIDDGCGMSEDDAVLAFERHATSKIETYDDLENIKTLGFRGEALASIAAVSKVELKTRTADEELATLVKIEGSKILEVSKTSHPIGTSVAVRNLFFNTPARRNFLKSDYTEFKHAYETFTRFAIAYPEIAFEFISDDEVVAKFESTDFETRIKQIFGDEFFDTLIPVFEKTDYISIYGYTSKPEFSRKSKSMQFIFLNRRYIINRSISHAVFNAYEHLIDKGNFPSFILMISIDPRRVDVNVHPSKLEVKFDDETGVYNFVRAVVKHSLSKFSLIPELTIEPSGDIKIRPSADLSEIKSKLINLVEPIKERIQKEQQYSLDFITSSFPEAETSRKVKIDSETVEKISTGVQSVFYTSGEGSGDETITFMQVHNKYIIAQIKTGLMIIDQHVAHERVLYERALDSLNSNSPFTQQLLFPQTIELTPADMSIVKELKDYFENLGFDLRLFGKNTVILYGVPPEIKQGKEKEVFIEIIEQYKENANIEPNISVRENLAKAFACKSAIKAGDKLTPEEMRTLIDQLFLTKNPYVCPHGRPIIIKISIDELDKRFGRI; via the coding sequence ATGGGACGAATAAAAATTTTACCAGACGAAATATCTAGAAAGATCGCAGCGGGAGAAGTTATCCAGCGTCCGGAGTCAGTAGTGAAGGAATTGATTGAAAATTCAATTGATGCTGGGGCGAAGAATATAACCGTCATCTTGAAGGATGCGGGAAAGTCATTGATACAGGTAATTGATGATGGATGTGGTATGAGCGAGGACGATGCAGTTCTCGCCTTTGAAAGACACGCCACTAGCAAGATTGAAACATATGATGACCTTGAAAACATAAAGACACTTGGTTTCAGGGGCGAGGCGCTTGCCTCAATCGCTGCGGTCTCAAAAGTTGAATTGAAAACGAGAACCGCCGATGAAGAGCTTGCAACGCTGGTGAAAATAGAGGGGAGTAAAATTTTGGAGGTATCAAAAACCTCGCATCCGATTGGAACATCCGTCGCTGTGAGAAATCTTTTCTTCAACACGCCAGCTAGAAGGAATTTCTTGAAAAGCGATTACACCGAATTTAAACATGCTTACGAGACATTTACACGTTTCGCAATCGCCTATCCGGAGATAGCGTTTGAATTTATAAGCGATGATGAAGTAGTTGCAAAGTTTGAAAGCACTGATTTTGAGACGAGAATAAAACAAATCTTCGGCGATGAATTTTTTGATACGCTTATACCTGTCTTTGAAAAGACCGACTACATAAGCATATACGGGTACACAAGCAAACCGGAGTTTTCAAGGAAATCAAAGTCAATGCAATTTATATTCCTAAATCGGCGATACATTATCAATCGCTCGATAAGCCACGCTGTTTTTAACGCATATGAACACTTGATTGACAAAGGGAACTTCCCATCGTTTATTTTGATGATTTCAATTGACCCAAGAAGAGTTGATGTCAATGTGCATCCATCAAAGCTTGAGGTAAAATTTGATGATGAGACCGGGGTTTACAATTTCGTCCGCGCTGTGGTTAAGCATTCACTTTCAAAGTTTAGTTTGATCCCGGAGCTTACAATTGAACCAAGCGGTGATATAAAAATTCGCCCGTCAGCGGACTTGTCCGAGATAAAAAGCAAATTGATAAACCTGGTTGAACCAATAAAGGAGAGAATTCAAAAGGAACAACAATACAGCTTGGATTTCATCACCTCATCTTTCCCAGAAGCTGAAACGAGTCGGAAGGTTAAAATTGACTCCGAGACGGTTGAGAAAATTTCTACAGGAGTTCAATCGGTTTTTTATACTTCAGGTGAGGGGAGTGGGGATGAGACGATTACATTTATGCAAGTTCATAACAAATACATAATCGCTCAAATTAAAACGGGACTTATGATAATTGATCAACATGTCGCACACGAAAGGGTATTGTACGAGAGGGCGCTTGATAGTTTGAATTCAAATTCACCATTTACACAGCAATTGCTCTTCCCTCAAACGATTGAGCTTACCCCGGCGGATATGTCTATCGTGAAGGAACTTAAAGATTACTTTGAGAACTTAGGGTTTGATCTAAGGCTTTTTGGGAAAAACACCGTTATACTTTACGGTGTCCCGCCAGAGATAAAGCAGGGTAAAGAGAAAGAAGTTTTCATTGAGATAATTGAACAATACAAAGAAAATGCTAACATTGAGCCGAACATAAGTGTGAGAGAAAACCTTGCAAAGGCATTCGCTTGCAAATCTGCAATCAAAGCCGGTGATAAGCTGACACCCGAGGAAATGCGAACTTTAATAGATCAACTTTTCCTGACGAAAAATCCGTATGTTTGTCCTCACGGTAGACCGATAATAATTAAAATTTCAATTGATGAACTTGATAAAAGGTTTGGACGAATTTGA
- a CDS encoding dipeptide epimerase gives MILKYQTFELKLKHPFKITRGVRTSNQVVLIEIEHDGLVGYGEASPSPRYKENVETVKNFLEKVDLSKFNDPLQIEDILNYVDSIEPGNNSAKAGIDIALHDLVGKILNIPLYKLFGLSKERTPITSFTIGIDEPEVIERKVKEAEGYPVLKVKLGLENDYEIIRTIRKVTDKPIRVDANEGWKTKEIALEKIKWLQNEGVEFVEQPMPADDLDSIAWVRDRVEIPIIADENCVRLWDVPILGKAYDGINIKLMKCTGIREAIKMINTARAMNMKVMLGCMIESSVGITAGAQISPLVDFADLDGNLLITNDPFDGVKVKDGKLVLPDEPGLGVKKLI, from the coding sequence ATGATTTTAAAATACCAAACCTTTGAATTGAAACTTAAGCACCCATTCAAAATCACCCGCGGAGTTAGAACATCAAATCAAGTCGTTTTAATTGAGATTGAACACGACGGATTGGTTGGCTATGGAGAGGCATCACCCTCGCCAAGATATAAGGAGAATGTTGAAACGGTGAAAAATTTCCTTGAGAAAGTTGACCTTTCAAAGTTTAACGATCCCTTACAGATTGAGGATATACTAAATTATGTTGATTCAATTGAGCCCGGAAATAATTCAGCAAAAGCTGGAATTGATATCGCATTGCATGATTTAGTTGGGAAGATTTTAAATATCCCGCTTTATAAACTTTTCGGTTTGAGCAAGGAAAGGACGCCGATAACATCTTTCACGATTGGGATAGATGAGCCGGAAGTAATTGAAAGGAAAGTTAAAGAGGCAGAAGGATATCCAGTTCTTAAGGTCAAACTTGGGCTTGAAAACGATTATGAGATAATTCGCACGATTAGGAAAGTTACAGATAAACCCATTCGCGTTGATGCGAATGAGGGGTGGAAGACGAAGGAGATCGCGCTTGAAAAAATCAAGTGGTTACAAAATGAAGGGGTTGAATTTGTTGAACAACCGATGCCGGCAGATGACCTTGATTCAATCGCTTGGGTAAGAGACAGGGTTGAAATTCCAATCATAGCTGATGAGAACTGCGTTCGTCTTTGGGATGTTCCTATTTTAGGAAAGGCGTATGATGGAATAAACATAAAACTGATGAAATGCACAGGGATAAGGGAAGCGATAAAGATGATAAACACAGCAAGGGCTATGAATATGAAAGTGATGCTTGGCTGTATGATTGAATCATCGGTTGGTATAACCGCAGGCGCTCAAATTTCTCCGCTTGTTGATTTTGCCGACCTTGATGGAAATCTTTTGATAACGAACGACCCTTTTGATGGAGTTAAAGTTAAAGATGGGAAATTGGTTCTTCCAGATGAACCGGGTCTTGGAGTGAAAAAATTAATTTAA
- a CDS encoding sulfite exporter TauE/SafE family protein, with amino-acid sequence MTVLKILTLFASGLFAGFLAGFFGIGGGIILVLILMYYYSSVGLPTDLIPKIAVATSLFTIVFTSISSTVKQVENKNVEWELTLTMGLASIISALAGSKLATSVSGSFIKTFITIVIIFAGIRMFILSNEKAIDIDDLSNYKANVNLISAFFWGLVAGIVSVLAGVGGGILLVPVMNYLMKIPIKRAIGTSSSVIVLTSTFGTIGYILNGINNPEISMPGMIGFVDYTAGIPIVLGSVITSRFGAYASYKIKSKVLKKLFSLLLITVAILTFFKK; translated from the coding sequence ATGACAGTTTTAAAAATTTTAACACTTTTCGCATCGGGACTTTTCGCTGGATTTTTGGCTGGCTTTTTTGGAATAGGTGGGGGGATAATTCTCGTCCTGATTTTAATGTATTATTACAGCAGTGTTGGGTTACCAACGGATTTAATCCCCAAAATAGCGGTCGCAACAAGTTTATTTACCATTGTTTTCACTTCAATTTCAAGCACTGTAAAACAAGTTGAGAACAAAAATGTTGAGTGGGAACTTACCTTAACGATGGGCTTAGCCTCAATAATATCGGCGCTTGCTGGGAGTAAATTGGCGACGAGCGTCTCAGGAAGCTTCATCAAGACCTTCATCACCATTGTCATAATTTTCGCTGGAATTAGAATGTTTATCTTGTCAAATGAGAAAGCGATTGATATTGATGATTTATCAAATTACAAAGCAAATGTTAACTTAATTTCGGCGTTTTTTTGGGGGCTTGTCGCTGGGATAGTTTCTGTTTTGGCCGGGGTCGGCGGTGGGATACTTTTAGTGCCGGTTATGAATTATCTAATGAAAATCCCAATTAAAAGAGCAATCGGGACATCAAGCTCAGTTATAGTTTTGACTTCAACTTTTGGAACGATTGGATATATATTGAACGGAATTAACAATCCGGAAATTTCAATGCCAGGGATGATCGGCTTTGTTGATTACACTGCTGGGATTCCGATAGTGCTCGGCTCTGTTATAACAAGTCGTTTTGGCGCATACGCATCATATAAAATTAAGTCAAAGGTTTTGAAGAAACTTTTCAGCCTTCTTTTGATAACGGTTGCGATTTTGACATTTTTCAAAAAATAA
- a CDS encoding S41 family peptidase — MKRKFFLFGFTFLIAVGFLKFHPQNEDIFLKINKSVEVFGKIYKEVILNYVDEVDPEKFIRAGIKGMLSELDPYTVFIDEKHSEEVDALTTGKYGGIGISISKFDTSIVVIKVSRGYPADKAGIRVGDVIVQIDSIYVKDKSLDEVRSLMVGKPGTQLKVKVIREGVSDPLVFELTRAEVEVKNVTFYDFIDDGIAYIKLERFSRNAGEELRKAIKNLQSKGEIKGLILDLRDNPGGLLDAAVDVVEKFVPEGSLIVSTKGRKPDAVRNYFSTEKPILLDVPLVVVVNGSSASASEIVAGAIQDLDRGVVLGTKTFGKGLVQTITYLSYNTFLKMTTAKYYTPSGRCIQEIDYFHKPDGVFIQKPDSEQKVFKTKNGRIVYAEGGILPDTIVEEKKRSDFVEALSQRRMFFKFANKFRSENESIPNDFVINDSVFSRFEDFVKKNNFSYKDSFEINLEKAIEYAKKQKLNDGYITEVEAMLNKVRTQRIDYFKLYREQIADELAREIISRYKYEDELIAWGLKNDNQVKVAVAILKNKKAYNLLLGLK, encoded by the coding sequence ATGAAGCGGAAATTTTTTCTTTTCGGTTTTACATTCCTCATCGCTGTGGGATTTTTGAAGTTCCACCCGCAGAATGAGGATATTTTCTTGAAGATAAATAAAAGCGTTGAGGTCTTCGGGAAAATTTATAAGGAGGTCATCTTAAATTATGTTGACGAAGTTGACCCAGAGAAGTTTATAAGAGCTGGGATAAAGGGGATGTTGAGCGAACTTGACCCTTACACAGTTTTTATAGATGAGAAGCACAGTGAAGAAGTTGATGCTTTAACGACGGGGAAATATGGTGGCATTGGGATTTCAATTTCAAAGTTTGATACATCAATTGTCGTCATAAAGGTCTCAAGAGGATATCCGGCCGATAAAGCGGGAATAAGGGTTGGGGATGTGATAGTTCAAATTGATAGCATTTATGTTAAAGATAAATCGCTTGACGAGGTTAGGTCTCTCATGGTTGGTAAGCCAGGGACACAGCTTAAGGTTAAAGTTATAAGGGAAGGTGTAAGCGACCCACTTGTTTTTGAGTTAACGCGTGCGGAAGTTGAGGTTAAAAATGTAACCTTTTATGATTTCATTGATGATGGAATCGCATATATTAAACTTGAGCGCTTTTCCAGAAACGCCGGGGAAGAATTAAGGAAGGCGATAAAGAATCTACAATCAAAAGGTGAGATAAAGGGTCTCATTCTTGACCTACGCGACAACCCAGGGGGTTTGCTTGATGCAGCGGTTGATGTGGTTGAAAAGTTTGTGCCTGAGGGGAGTTTGATCGTTTCAACCAAGGGACGCAAACCGGATGCAGTTAGAAATTATTTTTCAACGGAGAAGCCCATTCTTTTAGATGTCCCTCTTGTTGTTGTCGTAAATGGTTCAAGTGCGAGCGCAAGTGAAATCGTTGCCGGTGCAATCCAAGACCTTGACCGTGGGGTCGTCCTTGGAACGAAAACATTTGGAAAAGGGCTCGTTCAAACGATAACTTATCTCTCCTATAACACTTTTTTGAAGATGACAACCGCTAAGTATTACACCCCAAGCGGTCGCTGTATTCAAGAAATTGATTACTTCCACAAACCAGATGGTGTCTTCATTCAGAAGCCAGACTCTGAACAAAAAGTTTTTAAAACTAAAAATGGTCGCATTGTTTACGCAGAAGGTGGTATATTACCCGACACAATTGTTGAGGAGAAGAAAAGAAGTGATTTCGTTGAGGCACTTTCGCAAAGAAGAATGTTTTTCAAGTTCGCAAATAAGTTCAGATCTGAAAACGAGAGCATCCCGAATGATTTTGTGATAAATGACTCAGTTTTTTCGCGCTTTGAGGATTTTGTTAAGAAAAACAATTTCTCATATAAAGATAGTTTTGAGATAAACCTTGAAAAAGCAATTGAATATGCAAAGAAGCAGAAGTTGAACGATGGTTATATAACCGAGGTTGAAGCGATGTTGAACAAAGTGAGGACACAGCGGATAGATTATTTCAAACTTTATCGTGAACAGATTGCAGATGAACTTGCCCGTGAGATAATCTCAAGATACAAATATGAGGACGAATTGATCGCTTGGGGATTAAAAAACGACAATCAGGTGAAGGTGGCGGTTGCGATTTTAAAGAACAAAAAAGCATACAATTTACTTTTAGGTTTAAAATGA